tGTCTATCTTCGTTCatttcagaaatgaaattgcTTGCACTCCTGATCTTATTCACTGCAGTTTTATTCCTAAGTGTTGGGTCTGTTGCTGGCTTGAAAGGATCAGAGTAAGCTTCTTGTGattgtaaaaaaaggagaaatgtcCTCATTCTTTTTGCCAAATTTTCCACGCTAAGAATAACTACAAATATAGGAAACAACGCATCAAACGCCAGTACTACGGATACAGCTATCCATCTTATCAGTTTTACGGATACAACTATCCATCTTATCAATCTggcatcaatccactcggTTTGGCAAGGCGAGCAGCTTCGATGTTCATCCCATCTGGTGGATGGTGGAATCGTAATCAGAATGGTTGATAGTGGATGCTATTGGATGTTCGAAGCTGCTGTTAGATCTACTGATATATGAATTTCTGATCATTTATCGAAGCAATAAAGTTATTTCCTAGTTCAAAACAAAGGTTGGAGTAGCAAAACCTGTTCAAACTATTCACATTGCCTACAAGCGCACAAACAAAAGTTTGTCACTAAGCTAATATTTCGAAACGGTCGGCGCTTTTGGAGCTAAAAATTGCCTTTCATATTCTAAACCGTCAAGCACCGTCATCATGTAGTTATGTGTCACCACCATCACTTTTTCGTTTGCATTGGTGAacacaattttaaaataaCGATTATTTGAGAGggctttcaatttttatttgagagGCGGTGAACATTCCGAGACACCACTTTATTTATGTGTTCCGTAGCTCGCATACTTGTAGATAAAACAAGAAACTACTTTCTATGGATTCATCCAAATTAAATCCTATCAGCTTTCTGCGATAACCCAAAACGGATCAGACCAACTCTAACTCTAAATTAGTAAACCGCATTTTGTAATGCAAATTTCAGTTTGTGTCCCTCCGACTCTGTACTCCCACACCTAATTTTCGAATGCTCATGCTCTACTTCGCATGGTCTTACACCATAAATGACATTGGCGGACTTTCGAGATAGAGTGCACGACTAAGTTTGCGAAACAACATTGTAGAAAAGGGAAGAAGAAACGTTTTAGAAACAGTATTGTTGTGAGCGAATGAACAATGAAGAGAAAGGAGACAAAGCTAGCACGATGCGAAACATTCCCAGGGCAACCATCGAGTTTCTCCTTTTGTAATACACATAATTTGACCAAACTTGAAAATTAGTAGTAATCAACTGTCGGTTTGCTGAGGAAAGTGGGAACTTAATCGTGGACAGCCTTAGCTCCTTTGAAATTGTGTTCACTGTACGTAGCGTGTGATTCTCTAATCGAAATCGTTGCTCGATAAGGCATGGTGACAGATGTTGGTCACGAATATACACAAACACCATGAAGCCTCAATTGGCATTAATTTGTAGTAGAGTGCCTAGCAATAGACAGATCGTTGACGAATTAACGGATTTTCGAGGTTATCCAATAGTACGTAGCGCCTACTTCCTACTCAAGGTGACGGCATTACGAAGAAATAAGATTTGTATTCCCGCAAACAATCAGCAATGTTACACACCCCCGCattcaaaggagaaaaaaccacTAACTAGCACACTCCAGCGCAAGTTAAATGAccaacttccgttttcggccccATTGGCAAACTCATCCTGTTTCTCGCGTACTCCTTAATTTatccgagattttttttcttgatgtcCCAGGTATATATGCAGTGTAATATATGTTTGCTTCTTTTTGCTATGctttttctctcagtaatcaaagtttgaaatttctccaaaGAGATGAAAGAAGAACAGAGAAACAACTGAAGtatcaaaaaagttttgatcAAGGTACAAGTAAAGGCATCTACTTGAAGGCTACATATCACAATAATAGTCATACAGACATCTAAGTCAGAAAATGGGCTCAAATTACAGCCACTCCCAAACCGTGAAATTGCATCGGTCACACTTCACCAATCTATGAAGTATGTACTTCCAATCATGCACAATTAAACGAGAATGagcgaatttaaaaaaggaaaaagggcTGTTAAGAGATTGCAGGCAAATCTATACCTCCACTGAGAAGGTAAAGCTGTCCTAAGCGCACCGCGTCGTTCCATATGATCAGGGATATGAAAGTGGCAAAGACAAGTGTGCACTTCACAGCAAACGACGCGAAAGGTATGTCCGCACACTGAATGTCACGTGCGAATTGCCCGCGAAGCGCACAGCAGGTGAGGTATGAATTGAGAAAAGAACACGAACAACGGAAAAACTAGGCGTAAATGAGCATCAGGCATGTTTGGTTGCAGCAGCACTTTCTCTCCCCTCCTTTTTATGCACCATACTGGTGTAGCTCTGCGACATCAGGTGCTACCGTATCGCGCGTAATTCTTCTCGTTTCTCCTGTAGGTCTGACGCATGCGACACTCAAAGGCatcatgaatctgaggtggtacacatttcaggtggagtattcgtatacgggatagtaggttatggagaggggtttccgttcatttcttcctaattgccgtaaaaaaacaccctggaagatgcggggcaaacaaagctggcgcgctccaatcgaattcctcgtagaaaatagcgcaccggaacgctcgaagccatatcttcctagccgttttctacggcaattaggaagaaatgaaacgaaatcacctttctctcaataatctactatcccatatgcgaatactccaccggaaatccgtaccaaaccagattcgtggggtgatacctttaaggatAAAGATCTCAGTCCCAGTAATGATCGTCATATGACCAGCCATCATAGAGAAGACTGGCTCATCGCATCTTCCAAAAGTTAATATAACTACTATCTTCAAAAGAGTCATAAGACCTTgaccaaaaaaatcttccaacTGGATAAACGTGCAAATGTGCCCTGGTTGTAAAAACTGCTATACAAAAAGATCGTCAGCAAaccaattttaattttggttAGAACGGCTGGAAAAAGAACTCACCAATGGTTTTGTTTCTGTCGTGTTTATCCTCAAAAAGACATACAATGGATACGCTAGACACAGTCGAAGTCGAACATGTGTTGGCCAGATGCTTTCATAGTTCTCTTCAAATGCGGCGCAAATCGCACTGAGAGCCGCATGCGCCAAACCGGCAGACGACAAGAATCACGACGGCAGCAGTGCCGTCGTAAAGCTATACCAATGTTGTCGTGCCAggcacgactttcccagccagccGGCCGCAGTTCTCGCGCGCCGCGTGGGAAACATTGCCAatggcaatgtattacggtagcgcTCCCACGCGGCCGCCATATATAAGGGCTGGCACCGAGCAGTCGGGGTTCCGGTCTTTCTTTCGTCACTCTCCCGATTTCGGTCCAGTCTCGTATCCGCATTTTTCGTGGTGTCGCGTTGCGTGACGTTATATTTAGCCTCGTTCGATAGCCGCACCGCCACGCCACCGCAACAACCCTATCCCTGGCTGGCTGCCCACGGGGTCCGAACCGCAACCCTAATCCATCTGCCGCCGAGAACCACTTAACCATCTAGCCATGACTGGCCCCTTTATTGATCCACCTTATGTCGTGTATATTTGTGCGTGCCGTGTCGTGTATTGATGTCTTAAGGATAAACTCTATTCGTAAAACCCTCTTAACCGCATTGCACCCTAGAAAACATATTGGGGCGTGGGATCAAGGGGGCAGCCCTGAGGCCCCCAAAGGGGGAGTCGGGGCAGGGGGGAAGGGACCCTCGGATCGAGCCCGCAGGGTTCGGAGGGGCTAGGCCGCCATCCGGTGGCTAGCCCAGCGCAGGGCCCCTCCGGATCCGGGCAGTCGGCCCTGGGTCCCCCCACCGATGCCCGCTGCTCCTCTTCGGAGCGGACCCGGGGTACGACAAATGTGGTGCATAAAAGGGGCGAGAAAGTGTTGCAGCAACGAAACATGCTTGATGCTCGTTAACGTTTAGTTTTTCCTCTGTTCatgttcttttcgtttttttcctcgacTCATCCCTCTCACTGGTCTGTGCTCCAAGCCTAATAGCTTGCTGCGTGACGCGTCGCAATCACTTGCAGGGCCGCTAGTGGAATCAGAGCTACATGACGCACTGATTTGCTGAGCGCAATGATTGATGGTTAACACTGGATATCGCAAAGCAACACGGGCAATTTTACGCTACAGTCTGCTGACGCGTTGCTTGCAGCTGGGTGCACATTTCGCGCTGCCTCTTGCATACTTTCCTTCCTTGTTCATATGTTACGGCGCAAAGCGCTGAAAATAGCTTTACGTTCTCGGTGGAGGTAGGGATTCGCCCGCAATTTCTTAGGAgccctttttccttcttttaaatCCTCCCATTCTCGTTTTATTACGCATGATTGGAAATTCGTTATCACAGTCACAGAAAATCCTCGTCGGTTAATGTTTTCGACCTCGACAATCAATTAACGTTCCATAGATTGGTGTGGTCTGACCAATGCCTTACGCGGTTTGACGGTGAGTGTAGCccattttctgttttaaatGTCTGCATTactagtgtatttatgttttcttgttatgccaacgaagtttaggtgaaacttttttattggcctgacgtttcgacagactcgtctttttcaaaggcctgaaaatggttcgaggtcattgataccatgcatatcccatcaaacttctcctctctcctcgccaaccctcgatattgttccaagtacaccacgcaagaccttaaaaggaaaacaactgaccagtttcaccgactagcggggttggtgaaccaccgcgttcttaaagattgtcatgATTGATTAAATGATGATTAAAGATTGTTCTTAAAGAGGAACTGCAGGTGGaacaatattatatattattattacaatattGTCCCATGCAGTTCTTTAACGTTATCcacacaccagtacttaaaggcatcaccccatgaatctgtggtggtgcagatttcaggtggagtattcgtatacaggatgggagactacagagagaggggtgattccgtccatttcttcctaattgccgtaaaaaacggcccggaagatacggcttcattcgttttggcgcaccattttgtactagaggttcgattggagcgcgccagtcttgtgcggcgccgctaTAGCCTTCAATCAAGTAAATGGTCTTACCTGTATTTTgatcaggattttttttagtacttcaattgtttttctgttcttccCTCACAACTCGGCACAAACTTTGATTACTAAGAAAAGCTATGGGAAAAAGGAGCAAACTTATATTACACTGCAAATACTAAagacatcgaaaaaaaaagaaaaaaaactctgttaAATTAAGGTGTACGTGAGAGACAGGATGAGTTTGCCAAATAGCACAGAAAGCACAAGTTGCTCATTTAACTTGCGCCGAGGTGTGCTAGTAACTGGTTCTTCCTTCAAATGTGGGCGTCTGTAACACTGCTAAATGTTAACGGGAATGAATAATCTTAGTTTTTCGTAATGCCGTCACGTTGGTTGGAAAGCGGTCGTTATGCATTACTGGATAAGCTTGGAAAAGAGTCAATGCTGTCCACGAATAACTTCCCACTTTTCTCAGCCAACCGACAGCTGATTGCCCCTAAATGTCAAATTCGCTCCAACTCTGTGCGATACAAAAGGAGAAAGTGGGTTTTTGCTGCAGGCAGTATTCCACTTCgtgcttgctttttttttatctgtcaTCACCGCTCATTCGCTCACAACAGCAGTGTTAAAAGCGTTGCTTTTCGCTTCGCTCGAATGGTGTCTCGCGCACTTAATCGTGCACTCTATCTCGAAAGTCCACCAGTGTGATGTTTGGTTCAAGATTATTGGATGTTCAGCACAGTCACGCAGAAAATCAGGTGTCGGAGAAGACTGCAGGAGGGAGTTGGGCCGAAATTTGGAATGTAAAATGCGCAATGCAATGTTAGAGTAAGAGCAACTTTCGGTTCCTTCTAGGATTTCGCGGAAAGCCGATAGGATTTAACATGGATGAATCCATAGAAAGTAGTTTCCTGTTTTATCTATAAGTGAGCTCCAGACCACATAAACGAAGTGATCCTCAGGATAACGCTCACGAAGCCCTCTGAAATAATCGTTGTTTCAAGATTTTGTTTAGCATTACCACAGGCAGCATCGCCAGAAAACGTGAGGTAACGTTGAAAATTAACAGCGTGACGGCGGCACACGACGGTCTAGAACACGGAGGAGAATTTCTAGTTTTGACGGCGACGATCAGTTCGAAACCTCAGCTTAGTGACAAACTTCCTTCTCTGCGCTTGGTGGCAATGTGAGTAGTTTGAACAGGTTTTGCTATTCTAACCTTTGTTTTGAACTAGGAAATAACTTTATTGCTTTGATAAATGATCGGGAATTCATATATCAGCAAATCTAACATCAGCTTCGAACATCCAATAGCATTCATTATCAACCATTCTGATTACGATTCCACCATCGACCAGATGGGATGAACATCGTAGCTACTCGCAACAGATTTAAGCCGGATTGAAAAGGATTGCCGTATCCGTAAGATGGATAGCCGTATCCATAAGATGGATATCTGTATCCGTAAGATGGGTAGCTGTACCCGTAAGTCGGATAAGACGGATAGCTGTATCCGTAATACTGGCGTTTGATACGTTTTTTCCTGTAGTTATTCGAAGTGTAGaaacttttgcaaaaagaaaaaagacttcttTTTTACAATGACAAGAAACTCACTCTGATGCTTTGAAGCCAGCAACAGACCCAACACTTGGGAATAAAATTGCTGTGAATAAGATTAGGAGCGGAAGCAACTTCATTTCTAAAATACATGAAGATAGTTGGACGaggaattgctttttttcttcagtagtTATTCACTAAGGTTATTTACCTTCAATACTATACAGCAATGCCTACTAAATAAAGTGCCAgacatgaaaatgaatgaagtttccaaaaaattctaagAGTGTAAAGTTTTTCACAAATCTAACTTCATTCGGATTATTTAGTAATTTAGTTGTcttctttgcagaaaaaaagagcattctTGAATGTTTATATGAAATCAGTGTGAAAGTGATCTGATGGTTTGACAAAGTACAAAAGCGATAAAGTCGCGTCGAAACAAATTTTAGCCCGGTGCAGCTGGTAAGCCGCCGCGCTCGAAACAGCGCAGTGGAGCTAACAAGGGTCCCATGTCGAGGGCAATCGTTAGCTCCACTGCATCTCTCAGAGCTACCTCTTTTGTGTAATTGCACCAGGCTTAACATTCTTTTTACGAGACTAAAAGCATCTATGTTCTGATTTGTCAGTAGAAGTACTGcctgataaataaaaattggtATAGAAACTTACCAAGAATGAAGTGGCGCGGACGTTCGGAGTTATTAAACATGTTTTAAGCGCCGTAGGGACGTTTATATATGcgaattttgtaatttttcccaAGTCACAATACACAAAGATAATTACATCTATGCAGACAATTCTAGACAACTAGATAAGACCAAATTACCAACGTTCTTTAGTGTTAGATGAACAAGTTTGTGGAGGAATGTTTTGGCAACTAAGATCTCTCGATGATTGTTCTTGGAACTTTTTTTGCGATCACTTGTATTTTGAGAATGTGCAACTGTATTTGGTCATATAGTTGGCCACAAATGTGTTCATCCAGATGAGCGTTATTGGAAGAAGGCAAAGAGAAAGTAAGTGCCAGTGTCAACCAACATGTGACGTTCACTGTGGTGGATTTGAGGCTGTGCAAGCTCCTCTGTTTGATAAAACTGAACACATTCACTGGATTGTATTTATAACAGTATCTCATAAGGATTGACTGTTTTTGATTGCTCCCATTAGAGAATTATCTTCAGTAAACTTGAGTCATGAGCCGGCACAGTAGGTCAAAATGTcagtcaagaaaaaagttccacCTGACGAACGAATTCACAGCACATTTCTAGCTTATTCCATGCATTCAATATCCAGGTACAAAGACAAGAGAATATGAGATTTGTCAATGGGATTGTTATTTCGAGCCTGAGTAAATCTTAACGTTGCGAAACCTCACAATGTTAGGAGGAGAGCTCATCCTAAAATCCGTTTCTCCCATAAAGTCAAGGTTGAGCGGAAAATTTAGCAGCAAATTCTTGTCGATGAATCACCAAACTGACGATTTAGCTCTTCTTAGCGAATTCAACCGTGTTGTCGTTAGTGTCAGAAATTTACTGTTGACATTAGAGGAAAGCGATGCCGCTCAGCTGAAGGTCGTCAACGAGGTTAAGTTGTTGACTATCAATTACTACATAGTAATGTTTACACGCCTCGATTAGAATTGGTATGAGTTGTTGGGAATTAAACGTAAATGTAAGATGAAGAATACGTATAATAGAATGTATGATAGAAGGTTCGTCCTGTCCCAAATGTACGTGTTGACGGAAAcgtgaaataaattttccgaaattcctggaaaatgtTTCGATCGGGATAGTTTGAAAAGgtcttgaaaaatttcttgaaggaGGATAGGAAACCAATATTTCCCTATCCCTATTTCCAGTACCAGCACTTCTCTCATTAGCAAGTGTGCCTGTAAGGTTTTGTTTGCTGCGAGCGCCTGCTGCACTTTTCTGGAAGACCCAATACATTTAGCGAATTCTTTTGCCAACAATATCGACCTGTAGCTTCGTTATtgtcaaaaggaaaaaaaataaagttgtttGCAAAATCATGCGAATTAACACATTTAGGCAGGATCTGCGCCGGAAACATGAAATGTCGACGCAATGCAGTCATCGTTAACCTCATCAGACACTACAGAACACCTCAAAAAGTAATCTTTCTGACAGATTCGCCAACGCAAATCTTATGTTCGCATGAGATTACGATGAGATTACATTGGAAATTACGAGGAAGTTCtacgaaaaattgttttattttcattaaataaTACTTATGCAAGATaataaaggcaaaaaataaaatccattcAATCACAAAGACGCAAAGAACAATTTACAAAAGTACTACTCCTGCCGGTTCTGCAACGTAACTCTTAGTAATTTACATTAGCATTGAGAAGTGTTAACAGTTTTAACTGGCATCTGCTTACCGAAGATTCTCATTTCACAAGatcgataaaagaaaaaaagaacaaaagtaaAGATAATGCTGTGAGAGTTCTCTGTCGATAAAACGGCACATCAAgtttaaatctaaaaaaaaattcaaaaagcagATCAAAAAAGTGTCA
This is a stretch of genomic DNA from Necator americanus strain Aroian chromosome II, whole genome shotgun sequence. It encodes these proteins:
- a CDS encoding hypothetical protein (NECATOR_CHRII.G8241.T2) is translated as MQYFHVRPIKNDEPQSTRGVEMSILEMKLLALLILFTAVLFLSVGSVAGLKGSEKQRIKRQYYGYSYPSYQFYGYNYPSYQSGINPLGLARRAASMFIPSGGWWNRNQNG
- a CDS encoding hypothetical protein (NECATOR_CHRII.G8242.T1); amino-acid sequence: MTSMHTTKFQVSHERHFVIIESGDLRSKNNRRTTEPMPGHEPETGTSGSRTKQCSHSTVNEEGWFKMKLLPLLILFTAILFPSVGSVAGFKASEKKRIKRQYYGYSYPSYPTYGYSYPSYGYRYPSYGYGYPSYGYGNPFQSGLNLLRVATMFIPSGRWWNRNQNG
- a CDS encoding hypothetical protein (NECATOR_CHRII.G8241.T1); this encodes MKLLALLILFTAVLFLSVGSVAGLKGSEKQRIKRQYYGYSYPSYQFYGYNYPSYQSGINPLGLARRAASMFIPSGGWWNRNQNG
- a CDS encoding hypothetical protein (NECATOR_CHRII.G8242.T2); translation: MFNNSERPRHFILEMKLLPLLILFTAILFPSVGSVAGFKASEKKRIKRQYYGYSYPSYPTYGYSYPSYGYRYPSYGYGYPSYGYGNPFQSGLNLLRVATMFIPSGRWWNRNQNG